The Rubricoccus marinus nucleotide sequence TCCATACTGGCTACTCCCGACCGCCGCGAACCCGCCCAATCCCCTCGTCGTTGGAGGACCGAACAACCACCTTACACAACGATGGAGACCACCACCAAAACCTCCGCCAGCGGCTTCGACCTCACGCCTCTTCGCGGCGACGCCCGCGAGCGCGCCGTCGAAGCCGCCGGGCTGAACGCCGAGGAGCGCCGCATCCTCTTGGACCACGGGACCGAGCGCCCCGGCTGCGGCCTTCTGCTGGACAACAAGGAGACCGGCATCTACGCCTGCAACCTGTGCGGCCTGCCGCTTTTCGAGAGCGGCAGCAAGTTCGAGTCCGGGACGGGATGGCCCAGCTTTTTCCAGCCCGTCGACCCCGAACACGTCCGCGAGATCGTGGACACGTCGATGTTCATGCGCCGCATCGAGACGCGGTGCGCGCGGTGCGACGGCCACCTCGGCCACGTCTTCCCGGACGGCCCCCGCCCCACGGGCCAGCGCTACTGCATGAACAGCGCCGCGCTGGAATTCTTCCCCGAAGGCCAGTCGCCCACGCAGCGGACGGCCGACGATCCGACCAACTAAGACGCCTCCTATCAGGCCTCTGGCGAGACGGCCCCTCTGGCGCCAGAGGC carries:
- the msrB gene encoding peptide-methionine (R)-S-oxide reductase MsrB, which codes for METTTKTSASGFDLTPLRGDARERAVEAAGLNAEERRILLDHGTERPGCGLLLDNKETGIYACNLCGLPLFESGSKFESGTGWPSFFQPVDPEHVREIVDTSMFMRRIETRCARCDGHLGHVFPDGPRPTGQRYCMNSAALEFFPEGQSPTQRTADDPTN